In Silene latifolia isolate original U9 population chromosome 3, ASM4854445v1, whole genome shotgun sequence, a single window of DNA contains:
- the LOC141649423 gene encoding uncharacterized protein LOC141649423 has protein sequence MVEIDVSKDFVDSMVINTPFLRQITQRVVYKWAPFYCIGCGKFRHKSSTCKWLKVSTESTDVQPYQGKDQVPQQVSGSVVQDSYESIAPKPFSTSESLISSVTPLVPSSSLHRSKHLNSPAANATVPISNPFQVLEPGKISQDELPHVVVSSEQGGTLGLLQERTGDHLENVGSTCVKLGQRSPFIAPVPPYISLKMHSGCSMLASLANSKTDKQGSPTFCFFEKLKSVKHALTKLHKKDFSHISTKARSSKTALTECQAKLVKIKHIQDSDCSSKYFFAKISERRHQQQIGILKDIHGVPQVRHDQVSQAFQDNYQGLLGQSSHVQPLSDEDYTGSRLSPEDSLNIAANITLKEIKDALFSTDINSSPGIDGFSAVISKILANRLQKVLPSLIGEEQAAFAKGRSIFENVMLSQALVKGYTRKHISPRCLIKVDIRKAFDCPLSSQIWLSSEGRSGIRQGDPLSPYLFILGMEILSRAMRKICTKPEVSYHPKCSSTNLTHLIFANDLMVFIRGDVPSASVVAGVLARFTQVSSLAANSDKTSTYFRGADPSAKELILHATGFSEGDFPFRYLGLPLNSSRIIVTMFDSLIIKTRKVVAHWSTHLHYYAGKLQLINSIIFGVENLWFSNMLLPQTIVQHIQKICKNFFEGIPDGERRMVFKNWHQISSPSFAGGANVKDLTAWNYSLLCKWILKLSLPCSSKWKSWVMYVLKQEDFWFVKAKDHFSFSMTSILTTRDHLISLAGSEQAAKLLIQSWIVNSKFNIQSAYGFFRNASAVGSWTAGLGHSSIIPSHKIICSLAAQHQLATVDNLQRRGISYANRCVLCLAHEENHAHLFFSCSVSSEIWQ, from the exons ATGGTGGAAATTGATGTTTCAAAGGATTTTGTTGATTCTATGGTTATTAATACACCTTTTCTTAGGCAAATCACTCAGAGAGTTGTCTATAAATGGGCTCCTTTTTACTGCATTGGGTGTGGTAAGTTTAGGCATAAGAGTAGTACTTGTAAGTGGCTTAAAGTGTCTACTGAGAGTACTGATGTGCAGCCTTATCAGGGTAAGGATCAAGTTCCTCAGCAGGTTTCTGGGTCTGTAGTTCAGGATTCTTATGAGTCTATTGCTCCTAAGCCTTTTTCTACTTCTGAGTCTCTGATCTCTTCTGTCACCCCACTTGTTCCTAGCTCTTCCCTTCACAGGTCTAAGCATCTCAATAGCCCTGCTGCTAATGCTACTGTGCCAATTAGTAATCCTTTCCAGGTGTTGGAACCTGGTAAAATATCTCAGGATGAGTTACCACATGTTGTGGTTAGTTCAGAACAAGGTGGTACCTTGGGGCTCCTTCAGGAAAGAACAGGAGACCATTTGGAGAATGTAGGCTCAACATGTGTTAAACTAGGCCAGAGATCTCCTTTTATTGCTCCTGTTCCTCCTTATATCAGTCTCAAAATGCACTCAGGATGTTCTATGTTAGCTAGTCTTGCTAATAGT AAAACTGATAAGCAAGGGAGTCCAACTTTCTGTTTCTTTGAGAAGCTTAAGTCAGTTAAACATGCTCTTACTAAACTTCACAAGAAGGATTTTTCTCATATCTCTACTAAAGCAAGGTCTTCTAAAACTGCTTTGACTGAGTGTCAAGCAAAACTG GTAAAAATCAAGCACATTCAGGATTCTGATTGTAGTTCCAAATATTTTTTTGCTAAGATCTCTGAAAGAAGGCATCAGCAGCAAATTGGTATCCTTAAAGATATTCATGGGGTTCCCCAGGTTAGGCATGACCAAGTCAGCCAGGCTTTTCAGGACAATTATCAGGGGTTGCTTGGTCAGTCTTCTCATGTTCAACCACTTTCTGATGAGGATTACACTGGCAGCAGGTTATCTCCTGAAGACAGTTTGAATATAGCTGCTAACATTACTTTAAAAGAGATTAAAGATGCTCTCTTTAGTACGGATATCAATAGTAGTCCTGGTATTGATGGGTTTTCTGCTG TGATTAGCAAAATCCTGGCTAACAGACTTCAGAAAGTTCTTCCCTCACTTATTGGTGAAGAGCAAGCAGCTTTTGCCAAAGGGAGAAGTATTTTTGAAAATGTCATGTTGTCTCAAGCATTAGTCAAGGGATATACCAGGAAGCATATTTCTCCTAGATGTCTCATTAAAGTGGATATCAGAAAAGCATTTGATTGTCCATTATCTTCACAAATTTGGCTTTCCTCAGAA GGGAGGAGTGGTATTAGGCAAGGTGATCCCTTATCACCTTATCTTTTTATCTTGGGTATGGAGATCTTGTCCAGAGCTATGAGGAAGATTTGCACTAAACCTGAGGTTTCCTATCATCCTAAGTGCAGCAGTACAAATCTGACACATCTTATTTTTGCTAATGACCTAATGGTCTTTATCAGAGGGGATGTTCCTTCAGCATCTGTTGTTGCTGGGGTGCTTGCTAGATTTACTCAGGTCTCTAGTCTTGCTGCTAATTCTGACAAAACTAGTACCTATTTTAGAGGAGCGGATCCCTCTGCGAAAGAGCTTATTCTCCATGCTACTGGTTTTTCTGAAGGAGATTTTCCCTTCAGATATCTAGGTCTCCCATTGAATTCTTCCAGAATCATTGTCACTATGTTTGATTCCCTTATTATTAAGACTCGGAAAGTTGTAGCTCATTGGTCTACACACCTTCATTATTATGCTGGGAAACTGCAACTTATTAATTCCATTATCTTTGGGGTTGAGAATTTATGGTTCTCAAACATGCTCTTACCTCAGACTATTGTTCAGCACATTCAAAAAATTTGTAAGAATTTTTTCGAAGGCATACCTGATGGAGAGAGGAGAATGGTCTTTAAGAATTGGCACCAGATTTCTTCTCCATCCTTTGCAGGTGGTGCCAATGTCAAGGATCTAACAGCCTGGAATTACTCTCTTCTTTGTAAATGGATTTTGAAACTATCTCTCCCTTGTTCTAGTAAATGGAAGAGTTGGGTGATGTATGTTCTGAAACAAGAGGATTTTTGGTTTGTCAAAGCAAAGGATCACTTCTCTTTCAGTATGACTAGTATTCTAACAACTAGAGATCACTTAATCAGTCTGGCTGGATCTGAACAGGCTGCAAAGCTGCTTATCCAAAGTTGGATTGTGAATTCTAAGTTCAATATACAATCTGCTTATGGTTTTTTTAGGAATGCTTCTGCTGTTGGTAGTTGGACTGCTGGTCTTGGTCACTCTAGCATCATTCCTAGTCACAAAATTATCTGCTCTCTGGCTGCTCAACACCAGCTAGCTACTGTAGATAATTTGCAGAGGAGGGGCATTTCTTATGCGAATAGATGTGTCCTATGTCTAGCTCATGAGGAAAATCATGCTCATTTATTCTTCAGCTGTTCGGTTTCATCTGAAATATGGCAGTAG